The following proteins come from a genomic window of Nothobranchius furzeri strain GRZ-AD chromosome 1, NfurGRZ-RIMD1, whole genome shotgun sequence:
- the fgf23 gene encoding fibroblast growth factor 23 produces MDVNKRLGMRDTMLTLLLAVLQGLPVGEAAPNPSPLVGSNWGNPRRYVHLQTSTELNNFYLEIRLDGSVGKTTARSAFSVILMKAETREHVAIFGVKSNRYLCMDQEGILFSSPICQRDSCLFYHRLLENNRDVYYSTLTGILLNLEGSRQLYSAGQNLPQTSLFLPKKNTVPLQRLLLHRDKRTRVADPTDPHNVLIWQPEDELDSRAAQEDDIDLDVEVELETETEVGDDGRNVSRETPLAPHDPWNVNLSRQGGARSTGTTV; encoded by the exons ATGGACGTCAACAAGCGACTGGGGATGAGAGACACGATGCTGACGCTCTTACTCGCTGTCCTGCAGGGACTTCCTGTCGGGGAAGCGGCACCGAATCCGTCTCCGTTAGTTGGATCCAACTGGGGGAACCCGAGGAGATACGTTCACCTGCAGACCTCCACAGAACTCAACAACTTCTACCTGGAGATCAGATTAGACGGGTCTGTGGGCAAAACTACAGccagatctgcattca GTGTAATTCTAATGAAAGCTGAAACAAGGGAGCACGTGGCCATCTTCGGTGTCAAAAGCAACCGTTACCTGTGTATGGATCAGGAGGGGATTCTGTTCAGCTCG CCCATCTGCCAGAGGGACTCCTGTCTGTTCTACCACAGGCTTCTGGAGAACAACCGGGACGTCTACTATTCTACTCTAACCGGGATCCTGTTAAACCTGGAGGGCTCCCGGCAGCTTTACTCTGCGGGTCAGAACCTGCCGCAGACCTCCCTCTTTCTGCCCAAGAAGAACACGGTGCCGCTGCAGCGCCTTTTGCTGCACAGAGACAAGAGGACTCGGGTTGCGGACCCAACAGACCCACACAACGTCTTGATTTGGCAGCCTGAGGACGAGTTGGACTCCAGGGCGGCACAGGAGGACGACATCGACCTGGATGTGGAGGTAGAGTTGGAGACGGAAACAGAAGTCGGGGATGATGGAAGAAACGTTTCCCGGGAGACGCCGCTGGCTCCACACGACCCCTGGAACGTGAACTTATCCAGGCAAGGCGGCGCTCGGAGCACCGGGACCACGGTCTGA